A single window of Leclercia adecarboxylata DNA harbors:
- a CDS encoding prepilin-type N-terminal cleavage/methylation domain-containing protein, which produces MSATVAKQKGFSIVEVLLAMMLMVMVVTGLAGYHRVLASRFVTLEQYRQLWRHVWSQSQLAAGEIPPGWQVNRVQTTPAGCVSISVSLISPLGRQGQMTRLHCPVSQ; this is translated from the coding sequence ATGTCAGCAACCGTAGCGAAACAGAAGGGGTTCAGCATCGTTGAGGTCTTACTGGCCATGATGCTGATGGTAATGGTCGTCACCGGGCTGGCGGGTTACCATCGTGTGTTAGCCAGCCGGTTTGTCACCCTTGAGCAGTATCGTCAGCTCTGGCGTCATGTCTGGTCTCAGTCACAGCTGGCCGCCGGGGAGATCCCTCCAGGCTGGCAGGTAAACAGGGTGCAGACAACACCGGCCGGATGTGTCAGCATCTCGGTCTCACTTATTTCTCCATTGGGTCGGCAGGGTCAAATGACGCGCCTGCACTGCCCGGTTAGCCAGTAG
- a CDS encoding DUF2509 family protein, whose product MNRQQGMSSLALVLLLLILGSLMLAGLNQQLAALMRIVSTERQAIQHQAIAQSALEWGRMLSWQTQAEYACRQHPQQPWRVCLRILEERALLIASSGSAMLWRLGEVTANGVHFSPQGWSDFCPLKERALCQQP is encoded by the coding sequence GTGAACCGTCAGCAAGGGATGTCGTCGCTGGCGCTGGTGCTCCTGCTGCTGATTCTTGGCAGCCTGATGCTGGCCGGGCTCAACCAGCAGTTGGCTGCCCTGATGCGCATCGTTAGTACGGAACGTCAGGCGATACAGCATCAGGCGATAGCCCAGTCCGCGCTGGAATGGGGAAGAATGCTCTCCTGGCAAACCCAGGCTGAATATGCATGCCGTCAGCATCCGCAGCAGCCCTGGCGCGTCTGCTTACGCATTCTGGAGGAACGCGCGCTGCTTATCGCCAGCAGCGGTAGCGCGATGCTGTGGCGGCTGGGCGAGGTGACGGCCAACGGCGTGCATTTCTCGCCGCAGGGCTGGAGCGATTTCTGTCCCCTGAAGGAGAGGGCGTTATGTCAGCAACCGTAG
- a CDS encoding prepilin peptidase-dependent protein, with the protein MPVKQQGFSLTEVLIAMAISSVLLMSTARFLPALQRSIMVLTKQQELQEELWLRINGIGKHLQRAGYCAGKCEGEALKIGLRGECVIVQWDENSNGRWETLPSAAEQTGFRLNGDALETLRGATQCEGKGWERMTDPDRIRVQRFQVQRILRAGFAPELSLTLAASVNGQRDGVVEARHVVTGFNL; encoded by the coding sequence ATGCCGGTAAAGCAGCAGGGGTTTTCCCTGACCGAAGTGCTGATCGCGATGGCGATAAGCAGCGTGCTGCTGATGAGCACGGCGCGATTCTTGCCCGCGCTACAGCGGTCGATAATGGTGCTGACGAAGCAGCAGGAGCTGCAAGAGGAGCTCTGGCTGCGCATAAACGGCATCGGTAAGCACCTGCAACGAGCGGGGTATTGCGCGGGCAAGTGCGAAGGCGAGGCGCTGAAGATTGGTCTGCGCGGCGAATGCGTTATTGTCCAGTGGGATGAAAACAGCAACGGCCGCTGGGAAACCTTACCCTCAGCCGCCGAGCAGACCGGCTTTCGTCTGAACGGCGACGCACTGGAAACTTTGCGAGGTGCGACGCAGTGCGAGGGTAAGGGGTGGGAGAGAATGACTGACCCTGACAGGATCAGGGTTCAGCGTTTTCAGGTGCAACGCATTTTACGTGCGGGCTTCGCCCCGGAGCTGAGCCTGACGCTGGCGGCCTCCGTCAACGGACAGCGCGATGGCGTGGTCGAGGCGCGCCACGTCGTGACCGGGTTTAATCTGTGA
- a CDS encoding prepilin peptidase-dependent protein: MKKEKGFTLMEILIALSLIVTLSAAGLYGWRRWQQQQQLWQTARQVRDYLVVLRNDAWRNNRDHIVTLQRAGKQWCLLKTGIPACQADNAFVLTPQWSDIQITELTPALGFYGLRDTAWAGRVRLQSQAGEWLILISAWGRIRMCNGKGEFACR, translated from the coding sequence ATGAAAAAGGAAAAGGGCTTTACCCTCATGGAAATACTGATCGCCCTCTCGCTGATCGTGACGCTCAGTGCGGCAGGGCTGTACGGCTGGCGGCGCTGGCAGCAGCAACAGCAGCTGTGGCAGACGGCGCGCCAGGTACGGGATTACCTGGTGGTGCTGCGAAATGATGCCTGGCGGAATAACCGGGACCATATCGTGACCCTGCAACGGGCGGGCAAACAGTGGTGTCTGTTAAAGACCGGCATCCCGGCGTGCCAGGCGGATAATGCTTTTGTACTCACGCCGCAGTGGTCTGACATTCAGATCACCGAGCTAACGCCTGCGCTGGGGTTTTACGGTTTACGGGATACCGCCTGGGCCGGAAGAGTACGTCTGCAAAGCCAGGCCGGAGAGTGGCTGATCCTCATTTCCGCATGGGGGCGTATCCGCATGTGCAACGGAAAGGGGGAGTTCGCATGCCGGTAA
- the thyA gene encoding thymidylate synthase — translation MKQYLELMQKVLDEGTPKNDRTGTGTISIFGHQMRFNLQEGFPLVTTKRCHLRSIIHELLWFLQGDTNIAYLRENNVSIWDEWADENGDLGPVYGKQWRAWPTPDGRHIDQITTVVNQLKNDPDSRRIIVSAWNVGELDKMALAPCHAFFQFYVADGKLSCQLYQRSCDVFLGLPFNIASYALLVHMMAQQCDLEVGDFVWTGGDTHLYSNHMEQTHLQLTREPRALPKLVIKRKPDSIFDYRFEDFEIEGYDPHPGIKAPVAI, via the coding sequence ATGAAACAGTATCTTGAACTGATGCAAAAAGTGCTCGATGAGGGCACGCCAAAGAACGATCGCACCGGCACCGGTACGATCTCCATTTTTGGCCACCAGATGCGCTTCAACCTGCAGGAAGGCTTTCCGCTGGTGACGACCAAGCGCTGCCATTTACGCTCAATCATTCATGAACTGCTCTGGTTCCTGCAGGGCGACACCAATATCGCCTATCTGCGCGAGAACAACGTCTCTATCTGGGACGAATGGGCGGATGAAAACGGCGATCTGGGCCCGGTCTACGGCAAGCAGTGGCGCGCCTGGCCAACGCCGGATGGTCGCCATATTGACCAGATCACCACCGTGGTGAACCAGCTGAAAAACGATCCAGACTCGCGCCGTATCATCGTGTCGGCCTGGAACGTGGGCGAACTGGACAAGATGGCGCTGGCCCCGTGCCACGCGTTTTTCCAGTTCTACGTGGCGGATGGCAAGCTCTCCTGCCAGCTCTACCAGCGCTCCTGCGACGTGTTCCTCGGTCTGCCGTTCAACATCGCCAGCTATGCGCTGCTGGTGCATATGATGGCCCAACAGTGTGACCTGGAAGTGGGGGATTTTGTCTGGACCGGTGGGGATACCCACCTGTACAGCAACCATATGGAGCAGACCCACCTGCAGCTGACCCGTGAGCCGCGTGCGCTGCCGAAGCTGGTCATCAAACGTAAACCGGACTCCATTTTCGACTATCGCTTCGAAGATTTCGAAATTGAGGGTTACGACCCGCATCCGGGGATTAAAGCCCCTGTAGCCATCTGA
- the lgt gene encoding prolipoprotein diacylglyceryl transferase has product MNSGYLHFPEFDPVIFSVGPVALHWYGLMYLVGFVFAMWLAGRRAKRPGSGWTKDEVENLLYAGFLGVFLGGRIGYVLFYNFPLFLADPLYLFRVWDGGMSFHGGLIGVILVMVIFAKRTKRSFFQVADFIAPLIPFGLGAGRLGNFINGELWGRVDPSVSFTMLFPQSRAEDIALLPSHPEWQSIFDTYGVLPRHMSQLYEMALEGVVLFIILNLFIRKPRPTGSVSGLFLIGYGAFRIIVEFFRQPDAQFTGTWVQYISMGQILSIPMIVAGIAMMVWAYRRPQQQVS; this is encoded by the coding sequence ATGAACAGTGGCTATCTGCATTTTCCGGAGTTTGATCCGGTCATTTTCTCAGTAGGACCCGTTGCGCTTCACTGGTACGGTCTGATGTATCTGGTCGGTTTCGTCTTTGCCATGTGGCTGGCTGGCCGTCGTGCCAAACGTCCTGGCAGCGGCTGGACCAAAGACGAAGTGGAAAACCTGCTGTATGCCGGTTTCCTCGGCGTTTTCCTCGGTGGACGTATCGGCTATGTGCTGTTCTATAACTTCCCGCTCTTCCTGGCCGATCCGCTCTACCTGTTCCGCGTCTGGGATGGCGGCATGTCCTTCCACGGTGGCCTGATCGGCGTCATCCTGGTAATGGTCATCTTCGCCAAACGTACCAAACGCAGCTTCTTCCAGGTGGCTGATTTTATTGCCCCTCTGATCCCGTTTGGGCTGGGCGCTGGTCGTCTCGGTAACTTTATCAACGGTGAGCTGTGGGGCCGCGTCGATCCGAGCGTCTCCTTTACCATGCTGTTCCCGCAGTCGCGTGCTGAAGATATCGCGCTGCTGCCTTCGCATCCGGAGTGGCAGTCGATTTTCGACACCTACGGCGTTCTGCCGCGCCATATGTCCCAGCTGTATGAAATGGCGCTGGAAGGCGTGGTGCTGTTTATCATTCTGAACCTGTTCATCCGTAAACCGCGTCCGACGGGCTCCGTATCGGGCCTGTTCCTGATCGGTTATGGCGCGTTCCGCATCATCGTTGAGTTCTTCCGTCAGCCAGATGCGCAGTTTACCGGAACGTGGGTCCAGTACATCAGCATGGGGCAGATCCTCTCCATTCCGATGATTGTCGCAGGTATCGCGATGATGGTCTGGGCGTACCGCCGTCCACAGCAACAGGTCTCCTGA
- the ptsP gene encoding phosphoenolpyruvate--protein phosphotransferase, whose translation MLTRLREIVEKVASAPRLNEALDILVTDICLAMETEVCSVYLADHDRRCYYLMATRGLKKPRGRTVALAFDEGVVGLVGRLAEPINLADAQKHPSFKYIPSVKEERFRAFLGVPIIQRRQLLGVLVVQQRELRQYDESEESFLVTLATQMAAILSQSQLAALFGQYRQTRIRALPASPGVAIAEGWMDATLPLMEQVYEASTLDTALERERLTGALEEAANEFRRYSKRFAAGAQKETAAIFDLYSHLLSDARLRRELFDEVDSGSVAEWAVKKIIEKFAEQFAALTDGYLKERAGDLRTLGQRLLFHLDDTIQGANTWPPRFVLVADELSATTLAELPQDRLAGIVVRDGAANSHAAIMVRALGIPTVMGADIQPSALHRRTLVVDGYRGELLVDPEPVLLQEYQKLISEENELSRLAEDDVNQPAALKSGERIKVMLNAGLSPEHEEKLGSRIDGIGLYRTEIPFMLQSGFPSEEEQVAQYQGMLQMFNDKPVTLRTLDVGADKQLPYMPISEENPCLGWRGIRITLDQPEIFLIQVRAMLRANAATGNLSILLPMVTSIDEIDEARRLIERAGREVEEMIGYEIPKPRIGVMLEVPSMVFMLPQLASRVDFISVGTNDLTQYMLAVDRNNTRVASIYDSLHPAMLRVLAMIAREAQEQGLDLRLCGEMAGDSMCVAILIGLGFRHLSMNGRSVARVKYLLRHIDFEEAQLLAKRSLEAQLATEVRHQVAAFMERRGMGGLIRGGR comes from the coding sequence ATGCTCACCCGCCTGCGCGAAATAGTCGAGAAGGTGGCCAGTGCCCCACGGCTCAACGAGGCGCTGGATATTCTGGTCACGGATATCTGCCTTGCGATGGAAACCGAGGTGTGTTCGGTCTATCTGGCCGACCACGACCGCAGGTGTTACTACCTTATGGCCACGCGCGGATTAAAAAAACCGCGTGGTCGTACCGTTGCGCTGGCATTTGATGAAGGTGTTGTGGGTCTGGTCGGGCGACTGGCGGAACCCATCAACCTTGCCGATGCGCAGAAACACCCCAGCTTTAAATACATTCCCTCCGTAAAAGAGGAGCGCTTCCGCGCATTCCTCGGCGTACCCATTATTCAGCGCCGTCAGCTCCTTGGCGTGCTGGTAGTACAGCAGCGTGAGCTGCGCCAGTACGATGAAAGCGAAGAGTCGTTCCTCGTTACGCTTGCCACGCAAATGGCCGCCATCCTCTCCCAGTCCCAGCTGGCAGCGCTCTTTGGTCAGTACCGACAGACGCGCATTCGCGCTTTACCGGCCTCGCCGGGCGTCGCGATTGCAGAAGGGTGGATGGACGCCACGCTGCCGTTAATGGAGCAGGTTTACGAAGCCTCGACGCTGGATACCGCCCTTGAGCGCGAACGTCTAACCGGCGCGCTGGAAGAGGCCGCCAACGAGTTTCGCCGCTACAGCAAGCGTTTTGCTGCCGGGGCGCAGAAAGAGACGGCGGCGATCTTCGATCTTTATTCGCACCTGCTGTCCGATGCCCGGCTGCGTCGGGAGCTGTTTGACGAGGTCGACAGCGGCTCGGTCGCGGAGTGGGCGGTCAAAAAGATCATCGAAAAATTCGCCGAGCAGTTTGCCGCCTTAACCGACGGCTATCTGAAAGAGCGTGCCGGGGATCTGCGCACCTTAGGCCAGCGTCTGCTGTTCCATCTCGATGACACCATCCAGGGGGCCAACACCTGGCCGCCGCGCTTTGTGCTGGTGGCGGATGAGCTATCTGCAACCACCCTCGCGGAACTGCCGCAGGATCGGCTGGCCGGGATCGTGGTACGCGATGGTGCCGCCAACTCCCATGCCGCCATTATGGTGCGCGCGCTGGGGATCCCGACGGTGATGGGCGCGGACATTCAGCCCTCGGCACTGCACCGACGCACGCTGGTGGTCGACGGCTATCGCGGCGAACTGCTGGTCGATCCTGAACCGGTGCTGTTGCAGGAATATCAAAAGCTTATCAGCGAAGAGAATGAGCTGAGCCGTCTTGCCGAAGATGATGTTAATCAGCCTGCGGCGCTGAAAAGCGGTGAGCGAATCAAAGTGATGCTCAATGCCGGGTTAAGCCCGGAACACGAAGAGAAGCTCGGCAGCCGCATCGATGGCATTGGTCTCTATCGCACAGAAATCCCGTTTATGCTGCAAAGCGGCTTCCCTTCTGAGGAGGAGCAGGTCGCGCAGTATCAGGGCATGTTGCAGATGTTCAACGACAAACCGGTGACGTTGCGCACTCTGGACGTTGGCGCGGATAAGCAACTGCCGTACATGCCGATCAGCGAAGAGAACCCCTGCCTGGGCTGGCGCGGGATCCGCATTACCCTCGATCAGCCGGAGATCTTCCTGATCCAGGTGCGCGCCATGCTGCGCGCCAATGCCGCCACCGGTAACCTCAGCATTTTGCTGCCGATGGTCACCAGCATTGACGAGATCGATGAAGCCCGCCGTCTGATCGAACGCGCCGGGCGCGAAGTCGAAGAGATGATCGGCTACGAAATTCCGAAACCGCGTATTGGGGTGATGCTCGAAGTCCCCTCAATGGTCTTTATGCTGCCGCAGCTGGCGAGCCGGGTTGATTTCATCTCGGTGGGTACCAACGACCTGACCCAGTACATGCTGGCGGTGGATCGCAACAACACGCGGGTGGCGAGTATTTACGATAGCCTGCACCCGGCAATGCTGCGCGTGCTGGCGATGATTGCCCGCGAGGCACAAGAGCAGGGGCTTGACCTGCGTTTGTGCGGCGAGATGGCCGGTGACTCAATGTGTGTGGCGATCCTGATTGGCCTTGGCTTCCGTCACTTATCCATGAACGGACGCTCCGTCGCCCGCGTGAAGTATCTCCTGCGCCATATCGACTTCGAAGAGGCGCAGCTGCTGGCGAAACGCAGTCTTGAAGCACAGCTGGCAACGGAAGTACGCCATCAGGTGGCGGCCTTTATGGAGCGTCGCGGCATGGGCGGCCTGATCCGCGGCGGGCGTTAA
- the rppH gene encoding RNA pyrophosphohydrolase, with product MIDDDGYRPNVGIVICNRQGQVMWARRYGQHSWQFPQGGINPGESAEQAMYRELFEEVGLSRKDVRILASTRNWLRYKLPKRLVRWDTKPVCIGQKQKWFLLQLVSSDADINMQTSSTPEFDGWRWVSYWYPVRQVVSFKRDVYRRVMKEFASAVMLLQETPPKPQSAPAWRRKRG from the coding sequence GTGATTGATGACGATGGCTACCGCCCGAATGTAGGTATCGTAATTTGTAATCGCCAGGGTCAGGTTATGTGGGCCCGGCGATATGGTCAGCACTCCTGGCAATTTCCCCAAGGTGGGATCAATCCAGGAGAGTCCGCAGAGCAAGCGATGTATCGGGAGCTGTTCGAAGAAGTTGGCTTAAGCCGCAAGGATGTTCGCATTCTGGCTTCGACCCGCAACTGGTTGCGTTACAAGTTACCGAAGCGTTTGGTGCGTTGGGACACAAAGCCGGTATGTATCGGCCAGAAACAGAAATGGTTTCTTCTGCAATTGGTGAGCAGCGATGCGGATATCAATATGCAAACCAGCAGCACGCCCGAATTTGATGGCTGGCGCTGGGTCAGCTACTGGTATCCCGTTCGTCAGGTCGTGTCGTTTAAGCGCGACGTTTACCGTAGGGTGATGAAAGAGTTCGCAAGTGCTGTGATGTTGCTGCAGGAGACCCCTCCTAAGCCGCAGAGCGCACCTGCCTGGCGACGTAAAAGAGGTTAA
- the mutH gene encoding DNA mismatch repair endonuclease MutH — protein sequence MLPLVPLTSPPATEAALLQQAQRLAGYSLGELAALAGLPIPPDLKRDKGWTGILLELWLGASAGSKPEQDFAALGVELKTIPIDSLGRPLETTFVCVAPLTGNTGITWESSHVRHKLKRVLWIPVEGDRAIPLAARRVGAPLIWSPDEEEDRQLRLDWEELMDMIVLGQVERITARHGEVLQLRPKAANSKALTEAIGAHGEPILTLPRGFYLKKNFTGALLARHFLLNT from the coding sequence ATGCTTCCCCTTGTTCCACTGACGTCTCCCCCCGCAACGGAAGCGGCATTACTGCAACAAGCGCAACGCCTGGCGGGATACTCGCTGGGAGAACTCGCCGCCCTGGCCGGTCTGCCCATTCCACCCGATCTTAAGCGTGATAAGGGATGGACGGGCATTCTGCTGGAGCTGTGGCTGGGGGCCAGCGCGGGCAGCAAACCTGAACAGGACTTTGCCGCGCTGGGGGTGGAGCTGAAGACCATTCCGATCGACAGCCTGGGCCGTCCGCTGGAAACCACCTTTGTCTGCGTGGCGCCGTTAACCGGCAATACCGGGATCACCTGGGAGAGCAGCCACGTGCGGCATAAGCTAAAGCGTGTGCTGTGGATCCCGGTGGAGGGCGATCGGGCGATCCCGCTGGCGGCACGGCGCGTCGGTGCGCCGTTGATCTGGAGCCCGGATGAGGAGGAAGATCGTCAGCTGCGTCTGGACTGGGAGGAGTTGATGGACATGATCGTGCTGGGTCAGGTTGAGCGTATCACCGCCCGCCACGGTGAAGTGCTCCAGCTGCGGCCCAAAGCGGCAAACAGTAAAGCCCTCACCGAGGCCATCGGCGCGCACGGGGAACCGATCCTGACCCTGCCCCGCGGCTTTTATTTGAAAAAGAACTTCACGGGTGCGCTGCTAGCCCGTCACTTTCTGCTGAATACCTGA
- the ygdR gene encoding lipoprotein YgdR, whose translation MKKWAVIISAVGLAFAVSGCSSDYVMATKDGRMILTDGKPEVDDDTGLVSYRDQQGNNMQINRDDVSQIIER comes from the coding sequence ATGAAAAAATGGGCAGTGATAATCTCGGCTGTTGGTTTAGCGTTTGCCGTTTCAGGTTGTAGCAGCGATTACGTCATGGCGACGAAAGATGGTCGCATGATCCTGACCGACGGCAAACCCGAAGTCGACGATGATACCGGTCTGGTCAGCTACCGCGATCAGCAGGGTAATAATATGCAGATTAACCGCGACGACGTTTCGCAGATTATCGAAAGATAG
- a CDS encoding NADP(H)-dependent aldo-keto reductase, with product MQYHRIPHSALEISQLGLGTMTFGEQNSEADAHAQLDYAVSQGINLIDVAEMYPVPPRPETQGLTETYVGNWLAKRGNREKLIVASKVSGPSRNNDSGIRPNQILDRKNIRAALDASLTRLQTDYLDLYQVHWPQRPTNCFGKLGYSWSDSAPVVTLLETLEALTECQRAGKIRYIGVSNETAFGVMRYLHLADKHDLPRIVTIQNPYSLLNRSYEVGLAEVSQYEGVELLAYSCLAFGTLTGKYLNGAKPAGARNTLFSRFTRYSGEQTQKAVAAYVDIARRHGLDPAQMALAFVRRQPFVASTLLGATTMEQLKTNVESIHLELSEEVLAEIEAVHQVYTYPAP from the coding sequence ATGCAATATCACCGTATCCCCCATAGCGCTCTTGAGATAAGCCAACTGGGGTTGGGCACGATGACATTTGGTGAACAAAATAGCGAAGCCGATGCCCATGCACAACTCGATTACGCCGTCAGCCAGGGCATTAACCTGATTGACGTTGCTGAAATGTACCCGGTTCCGCCACGCCCGGAAACACAGGGCTTAACCGAAACCTACGTCGGCAACTGGCTGGCAAAACGCGGCAACCGCGAAAAGCTGATTGTTGCCTCTAAGGTCAGCGGCCCGTCACGCAATAACGACAGCGGCATTCGCCCGAATCAGATCCTCGATCGTAAGAACATCCGCGCCGCGCTGGACGCCAGTCTGACGCGTCTGCAGACGGATTACCTCGACCTGTATCAGGTTCACTGGCCTCAGCGTCCGACCAACTGCTTCGGCAAGCTCGGGTATAGCTGGAGCGACAGCGCACCGGTCGTTACGCTGCTGGAAACGCTGGAAGCCTTAACCGAATGCCAGCGTGCGGGTAAAATCCGCTATATCGGCGTCTCTAACGAAACGGCTTTCGGCGTGATGCGCTATCTGCACCTGGCGGATAAGCACGACCTGCCGCGCATCGTCACCATCCAGAACCCCTACAGCCTGCTGAACCGCAGCTATGAAGTGGGTCTGGCGGAGGTGAGCCAGTATGAAGGCGTTGAGCTGCTGGCCTACTCCTGCCTGGCCTTTGGCACGCTGACCGGTAAGTATCTCAACGGTGCAAAACCGGCGGGGGCGCGTAATACGCTGTTCAGCCGCTTTACCCGTTACAGCGGCGAGCAGACGCAGAAAGCGGTAGCGGCCTATGTGGATATCGCCAGACGTCACGGGCTCGATCCGGCGCAGATGGCGCTGGCTTTTGTGCGCCGTCAGCCGTTTGTAGCCAGCACCCTGCTGGGCGCGACCACCATGGAGCAGCTGAAAACTAACGTTGAAAGCATCCATCTGGAGCTGAGCGAAGAGGTGTTAGCGGAGATTGAAGCGGTGCATCAGGTGTATACCTATCCGGCACCCTGA
- the lplT gene encoding lysophospholipid transporter LplT — MSESVPTNTSIWSKGMMAVTAAQFFSAFGDNALLFATLALLKSQFYPDWSQPILQMVFVGAYILFAPFVGQVADSFAKGRVMMFANSLKLLGAASICFGVNPFIGYTLVGIGAAAYSPAKYGILGELTTGDKLVKANGLMEASTIAAILLGSMAGGVLADWHVLAALGICAVMYAGAVIANLFIPKLPAARPGQSWRFTPMTASFFNACRVLWRNGETRFSLLGTSMFWGAGVTLRFLLVLWVPTALGITDNATPTYLNAMVAVGIVLGAGAAAKLVTLQTVARCMPAGILIGVVVLIFALQHALLPAYALLFLMGICGGFFVVPLNALLQERGKQTVGAGNAIAVQNLGENAAMLLMLGLYSLAVKVGVPVVGIGVGFGGLFALAIAALWIWQRRR, encoded by the coding sequence ATGAGTGAGTCAGTACCCACTAACACCTCCATCTGGTCGAAGGGGATGATGGCGGTTACTGCCGCCCAGTTCTTCTCTGCCTTTGGTGATAACGCGCTGCTGTTTGCCACCCTGGCGCTGCTCAAATCCCAGTTTTACCCGGACTGGAGCCAGCCGATCCTACAGATGGTGTTTGTGGGCGCTTACATCCTTTTCGCCCCCTTTGTCGGTCAGGTGGCGGACAGCTTCGCCAAAGGGCGGGTGATGATGTTCGCCAACAGCCTGAAGCTGCTGGGTGCCGCCAGCATCTGCTTTGGCGTGAATCCGTTTATTGGCTATACGCTGGTGGGGATCGGGGCGGCAGCTTACTCCCCCGCCAAGTACGGTATCCTCGGTGAACTGACGACGGGCGATAAGCTGGTCAAAGCCAACGGGCTGATGGAGGCCTCGACCATAGCGGCGATCCTGCTGGGCTCGATGGCGGGTGGAGTGCTGGCAGACTGGCACGTGCTGGCGGCGCTGGGGATCTGCGCGGTGATGTATGCCGGGGCGGTGATCGCCAACCTGTTTATCCCGAAACTGCCGGCGGCGCGTCCGGGGCAGTCCTGGCGTTTTACGCCGATGACCGCCAGCTTCTTTAATGCCTGTCGCGTGCTGTGGCGGAACGGCGAAACCCGCTTCTCGCTGCTGGGCACCAGCATGTTCTGGGGCGCGGGGGTCACGCTGCGCTTCCTGCTGGTGCTGTGGGTGCCGACGGCGCTGGGCATTACCGATAACGCCACGCCGACCTATCTCAACGCTATGGTGGCAGTAGGCATTGTGCTGGGTGCGGGGGCGGCGGCGAAGCTGGTGACGCTGCAAACCGTCGCGCGCTGCATGCCCGCCGGGATCCTGATCGGCGTTGTGGTGCTGATCTTCGCGCTGCAGCATGCGCTGTTGCCAGCCTATGCGCTGCTGTTCCTGATGGGGATCTGCGGTGGTTTCTTCGTGGTGCCGCTGAATGCGCTGCTGCAGGAGCGCGGGAAGCAGACCGTCGGGGCAGGCAACGCCATCGCGGTGCAAAACCTCGGCGAAAACGCCGCCATGCTGCTGATGCTGGGTCTTTACTCGCTGGCGGTGAAGGTGGGTGTGCCGGTGGTGGGCATTGGGGTCGGCTTTGGTGGCCTGTTTGCGCTGGCGATTGCGGCGCTGTGGATCTGGCAGCGTCGGCGGTGA